A single genomic interval of Nocardioides palaemonis harbors:
- a CDS encoding DNA topoisomerase IB → MPRLRRTSPDQPGWTRRRAGRGFTYLDQDGQRLDAEQVQRCKDLVIPPAWQDVWITPHPNGHLQAVGTDDAGRRQYLYHPQWRTSRDAAKFDRILGFGKALSKARERVLADIGSDGMTLERACAVAVRLLDLGYFRIGNDVYTDTNGSFGLTTMLKEHVSRHRGGLRFCFVGKSGVEHCIDIDDPAAIDALDVMRRRRGGGDELLAWKDGTTWKDLSSSDVNDYIRSCFGIEATAKDFRTWHATVIAAAALAETDEPGGTKASRKRAVSAAMKEVSEFLGNTPTLARTSYVDPRVVEAYEKGRTITVRTTYDSVDARQAALERAVLKLLKS, encoded by the coding sequence ATGCCCCGACTCCGGCGTACCTCTCCCGACCAGCCGGGCTGGACGCGGCGGCGCGCCGGCAGGGGTTTCACCTACCTCGACCAGGACGGTCAGCGCCTCGACGCGGAGCAGGTGCAGCGCTGCAAGGACCTCGTCATCCCGCCGGCCTGGCAGGACGTGTGGATCACGCCGCACCCCAACGGCCACCTCCAGGCCGTCGGCACCGACGACGCCGGCCGGCGCCAGTACCTGTACCACCCGCAGTGGCGCACCAGCCGCGACGCCGCGAAGTTCGACCGGATCCTCGGCTTCGGCAAGGCGCTGTCGAAGGCCCGCGAGCGGGTCCTGGCCGACATCGGCTCCGACGGGATGACCCTGGAGCGCGCGTGCGCCGTCGCGGTCCGCCTCCTCGACCTCGGCTACTTCCGCATCGGCAACGACGTCTACACCGACACCAACGGCTCGTTCGGGCTCACCACGATGCTCAAGGAGCACGTCTCGCGGCACCGGGGCGGGCTGCGCTTCTGCTTCGTCGGCAAGTCGGGCGTCGAGCACTGCATCGACATCGACGACCCGGCCGCGATCGACGCCCTCGACGTGATGCGCCGCCGGCGCGGGGGCGGCGACGAGCTGCTGGCGTGGAAGGACGGCACGACCTGGAAGGACCTGTCCTCCTCCGACGTCAACGACTACATCCGCTCCTGCTTCGGGATCGAGGCCACGGCGAAGGACTTCCGCACCTGGCACGCCACCGTCATCGCGGCGGCCGCACTCGCGGAGACCGACGAGCCGGGTGGGACCAAGGCGTCGCGCAAGCGGGCCGTCTCCGCAGCGATGAAGGAGGTGTCGGAGTTCCTCGGCAACACCCCGACCCTCGCGCGCACCTCCTACGTCGACCCCCGCGTCGTCGAGGCCTACGAGAAGGGGCGCACGATCACCGTGCGGACGACGTACGACTCGGTCGACGCCCGCCAGGCCGCGCTCGAGCGGGCGGTGCTCAAGCTGCTCAAGTCCTGA
- a CDS encoding O-acetyl-ADP-ribose deacetylase, with amino-acid sequence MTARVTLVEGDITAQQVDAVVNAANRSMRGGLGVDGAIHTAGGPDVLADCVRRFPHGLETGQAGWTTAGLMPARWVIHVVGPDWTRGQRDRGLLTSCYSGALAVADELGARSVAFPLVSAGVYGWPRDDAIRAAVDTLRTTATDVEEARIVAFGRRAHDEVAAVLEA; translated from the coding sequence GTGACCGCTCGGGTCACCCTCGTCGAGGGCGACATCACCGCCCAGCAGGTCGACGCCGTCGTCAACGCCGCCAACCGGTCGATGCGCGGCGGGCTCGGGGTCGACGGCGCGATCCACACCGCCGGCGGGCCGGACGTCCTCGCCGACTGCGTACGCCGCTTCCCGCACGGTCTCGAGACCGGACAGGCCGGCTGGACCACCGCGGGCCTGATGCCGGCGCGCTGGGTGATCCACGTCGTCGGTCCCGACTGGACGCGTGGCCAGCGCGACCGGGGCCTCCTGACGTCCTGCTACTCCGGCGCCCTGGCCGTCGCCGACGAGCTCGGCGCCCGCTCGGTGGCGTTCCCGCTGGTCAGCGCCGGGGTCTACGGCTGGCCGCGCGACGACGCGATCCGGGCCGCGGTCGACACCCTGCGCACGACTGCGACCGACGTGGAGGAGGCGCGCATCGTCGCGTTCGGCCGCCGGGCGCACGACGAGGTGGCCGCGGTGCTGGAGGCCTGA